One Ananas comosus cultivar F153 linkage group 1, ASM154086v1, whole genome shotgun sequence DNA window includes the following coding sequences:
- the LOC109716400 gene encoding UV-B-induced protein At3g17800, chloroplastic-like, with the protein METAAALRSPPLPLYLSRAPDFARRDLLSFDPKPHFPTRSIKGFGSISVLKRSQRPFGGPCRRSAIRVSSSLSSPSSSDNPSSSPIAPLRLESPFGQFLSQMLVTHPHLLPAAVEQQLEQLQTDRDAEKKNEEPPTPSGNELVLHRRIAEVKAKERKRALEEILYALVVQKFVEAEISLVPALSQSVDPSKNVDQWSSTEEKFEKLHSSEAYEMIKNHLALILGQRLPDPSSVAPISKLRVGQVYAASVMYGYFLKRVDQRFQLEKSMKTLPWGPEEEETENKQEMPFIDSSHPEMEGLSFSAGGPSQSFKPSPLRSYVMSFDSETLQRYATIRSKEAFGIIERQTEALFGRPEVVITPQGTIDSSKDEIIKISFAGLRRLILEAVTFGSFLWDVESFVDSRYHFVTN; encoded by the exons ATGGAAACTGCAGCGGCGCTTcgatctcctcctcttcctctttacCTCTCCCGAGCTCCCGATTTCGCCCGCCGCGATCTCCTCTCCTTCGATCCGAAACCCCATTTCCCCACCAGATCGATCAAG GGTTTTGGCTCGATTTCGGTGCTGAAGCGGTCGCAGAGGCCATTTGGAGGACCGTGTAGGAGAAGTGCGATTAGGGTTTCATCATCGTTGTCCTCGCCCTCCTCGTCGGATAATCCATCGTCGTCTCCGATCGCTCCCCTGCGATTGGAGTCGCCGTTCGGGCAGTTCCTGTCGCAGATGCTCGTCACTCACCCCCACCTCCTCCCCGCCGCCGTCGAGCAACAGCTCGAGCAGCTCCAAACCGATCGCGATGCCgagaagaagaatgaggagCCGCCGACGCCTTCCGGAAACGAACTCGTCTTGCACAG GAGAATCGCGGAGGTGAAAGCTAAAGAAAGGAAAAGGGCTTTAGAGGAGATACTCTACGCCTTGGTTGTCCAAAAATTTGTGGAAGCTGAAATTTCCTTGGTTCCAGCTCTATCCCAATCGGTCGACCCTTCTAAAAATGTTGACCAATGGTCCTCAACGGAGGAGAAATTCGAGAAGCTCCATTCTTCCGAGGCATATGAGATGATCAAGAACCATTTGGCTCTCATCTTGGGTCAGCGGTTACCCGACCCGAGCTCTGTTGCACCGATTAGCAAGCTTCGTGTGGGCCAGGTCTACGCTGCCTCTGTAATGTATGGGTACTTTCTCAAGCGAGTGGATCAACGATTTCAACTCGAGAAGTCGATGAAAACCCTTCCATGGGGACCAGAGGAAGAAGAGACTGAAAACAAGCAAGAGATGCCATTTATTGATAGTTCTCATCCCGAGATGGAAGGGCTGAGTTTTAGTGCAGGCGGGCCGAGCCAATCTTTTAAACCAAGCCCGTTAAGATCGTACGTCATGTCGTTTGATTCGGAGACTCTGCAGAGGTACGCGACGATTAGGTCGAAGGAAGCATTCGGCATTATTGAGAGACAAACTGAAGCATTATTTGGGAGGCCAGAGGTTGTCATCACGCCACAAGGGACTATTGATTCTTCAAAAGATGAGATTATTAAGATAAGCTTTGCAGGATTGAGGAGGCTTATTTTGGAGGCTGTTACTTTCGGGTCGTTTCTCTGGGATGTCGAGAGCTTTGTTGATTCCAGGTACCATTTTGTTACCAATTAG